AGCCAAACGGATCTCCTTAATGTGCTTTGTGCCCTGGTGCGTCCGCAGCGCTCAGCTGCCTGGGGCTTCATGCGGGGAAAGCGTTTGCGTCTCTTAAACCAGCTCCTGCTTTTCGTCTTTATTTCATCTGCCGCATTTAAGCGACTCCTCGACGATTTTAACATTCTTGTTAAAACCTGactgtattttcagtttgttgCACAATACCGTTTTCTCACatatatttaaagtaaaaaattccAAGAGGGACGTTTTTACTTAACCCTTGAGTACGGTTCACAACACACGTATCTAGAGGTGAACGTAGCTAGGCAAGAACGTGCGATCGAAACGTTTACGAAATCGGAGGACGTAAGAATATCAAGCTTTACTTGACCGGTTCACTGTTTACAATTACCGTATTTGTTTTCAGATTAAAAATCAGTCCACCGGATGATTACGTACGAATGTAATCCAAGCACTGCATTCTGTAATATAAATTTGTAATTGTAACTTTCGAACGGTATAACCCACTGACGAGGGAGAACAAGCCTGGGTTACTACAAAGCATGAAGCGGGGCTTTTGCGGAGCTCGGCCGGCCTCCGTGGGAGGAAGCGGCATCGACCCCCGGCATTTGATGAGGCGGACAAGGCCGAGTGGGATGACCTAAGGCTGTGAGGGTCAGGAAGTGGAGCGATGACCCAGAAGGTGGGATAAAGGGTACCCAGAGGTGTGTGAATTATCCAGGCCACACTCTTAAGAAGAGGTTTCTTCCCCACGGCGCTTAATGTGGTCCTGTCAGCAATGGAGAGGGGCTGCTTAGGGCATTGGGTAGCTTCATTTTTTGACCAAGAGCCTCATGTCGGGTTGAACCGGTTTTTCCTAAAGGTCTTTCACCATGACACTCTACTTAGGATTCCGCCATGGATTTTTATTGGTCTTCCAAATGCTGATGCCTAGTTAAATGCAATCGCAGTTTTccttgcaatatttttatttcagctggtCTAGagcagaggggtgcggtggcacagcaggtttggtcagggcctgctgtggggtgggtctggggttcgacccctgcttggggtgccctgtggcagactggcgtcccgtcctgggtgtgtcccctccagccctgtgctaccgggttaggctctggttcaccgtgactccgctcgggacaagcagtttcagaccgtgtgtttatatgtacatgtatgcaTCAGTGAATTTTCAGCTACACTCACAGAGATCGGAGTCCTCTTAAGACACAGTTTttgataacaataaaaatatctgGTTGCCGATTCAGGAAAATTAGATCAATGTGCAAACGAGTTTAAATTCTGTCGCTCTGGACAAAACAGTATTCTGAGCAGCAGTGAAAGTGAGAGTGAAACCACAGGGACACTTCCCAGGAGTGAGTGATTTTGCCAGTCCGCCATATCGATCTCATATtcaaaggggaggggggtggcgtagtgggttagaccgggtcctgctctccagtgggtgcattgcgatggattggcgtcccgtcctggctgtgtcccctctccctccagcctttcgccctgtgttgccaggttaggctccggctccctgcaaccctgtatgggacgagtggtttcagatggtgtgtgtgtgtgtatgagcaaCAGGGTCTATGAACCCTCCATGCGTGAGACTGACGAACCCAAGCGGGGCCAGCATCCAGTCCCTGACGAGCGCTTCAAACTGTCTATTTTTATAAGGTGCCGTAAAGTGGCTGTGGTGCTGGGAGAGAGGAACTGACCCCTGCCCTGGAGGCGAGAGCGTCAGCCGAGTTCGGCTGCTCCGTATCTAGTCGACGCTCTCCGCTCCCTGTGAGGCAGAGGTTCAGAAATCCATCATCCACGACTTGCCCCCTGTTTTCATTTCCCCGTGAACGGCGTTCGGTGTAACTCGCACACCGGACCCCCCGCGCAGAAATTCAATGCATAGCTAACCGAGCACGTCTCggtttatgtaaatgtttgagtaCACGTGAGTATCCCGAAAGCCTATGTAAAATACACCAAGCACGATTCTAACACGCGGCCCCCCACCAACTTTCTGTGGATCGGTGAGGTTTCTGGCTCACCGTTGGCCAAAGCAAACACTCGAGCGGTCGCACAGTTCCCGCGAGTCCCTGTACTGGTGGGCTGATAAAATACGATAAGAGCTATTTGGCAACGGGAGGCATTGTAATCACTTGATTACAGACCGTTTTGGctttgtttctctctgtctcggactatttgttttccatttcaacCCGATTAACAATTCTCCCTTTTACAGAAAGGTTAATAAAATTGTACTGGCGAGGAATTAACTGTAGTGTTCATTTTTACTACGGTGTCATGTATACTTGACAGCCTCTGGAATATGTTGTCAGCAAACAGAATCTGCGTTAAACCCGTGATATTTTTACTGGCATTTCTgtacataaaataacatttaactACTGTTATTCAGAGGTTATGCCAGCTGTAATAAAGTCACATGAATCTGCACCTTGGCTGGGTGAGTGGATTGTGCGTGGGTTCTTCCAAAGCTCAATTTTCCGCCCTTGACCTCGTGTGTCCCCCTACAGGTTCCTGGCCAAGCTGTCGTCGGTGGGCAGCATTTCGGAGGAGGAGACGTGCGAGAGGCTGAAGGGTCTGGTGCAGAAGCAGGTGCAGATCTGCAAGCGCAACGTAGAGGTGATGGATGCTGTGCGACGTGGGGCCCAGCTGGCCATCGATGAGTGCCAGTACCAATTCCGCAACCGCCGCTGGAACTGCTCCACTGTGGATACTCTGCCCATCTTCGGCAAAGtggttgcccaaggtgagagggtCCTCCTGGGCAGTGTGGCACCCTTTACCAAATAAGTAGTGGAATGGTACTGTACCACGCTACAGCTGGAACCAGGAAGAGGAAGTGAGCAAGTATCGGGGACAGCAAGTactgtagcggttagagttgcTTCCTTTGACTCTGAAGGTTACATGTTTAAAtctcacctattgctgtagCACCCAGGGGGCATGCTGGCGTGGTGGGTTTAGCCAAGGctcactgtgtggcgggtctagggttcgagccccgcttggagtgcctttcAGGAGACTGGCGTCCCGGCAACCTGTCCGGGGCgcatcccctcagccttgcgtcctggCGTGGGTTCCGGCTCGCTGGGTCAAGCACTTGCATGTGTTATGTGtgtgctgtagtactcttgagcaaaatactcactccaataaaaatttcctagctgcataaatgggtaaataactgttagaTGCTTAAcacattaagttgctttgcagaaaagagcAGGCTAAAGGGTAACACTGTATTACGGTAAATCTAGCATCTGCTAAAGTCCAAAAGAGGcattttttcatatatactACTGTCAGATGCTGAGCACAGTGGGTGTATTTCCACTCCTGAGTCAAAGTTTTTCTGAAAACTTAGAgcagagacatttttttttttttaattgcggATGAAGTGCAACCGAAAGGGTCAACAACATAGTGGAGGGTCCGGCTTGTTTCAGTAGGATCAAGTTCATTACCAGACCTTGTTGGGCtctcatctacatttattcatttagctgatgttattctcagagcagcttacaatggtAAATTCTCTACAACTCCTTACCCTTTATAactgggtattcttactggagcaattttagggtaaggaactcgctcaagggtactatagcatcatgtgagattcaaaccagtaaCCTCCAgacccaaaagcagcagctgtagtCATTCTGCTATCACCTGCCTCACGATGCTCAAGCATAGCCCAAGGTTCAGCGTTGACTTGGCTGTCTAAAGAGAATGTATTCTGCAGTTTAGTGTAACATCAGAAGGGGCTGGCAAAGAGCAACAACCCTCTGGAGGCCCAACATAGGATTGCCATCGGAAGAGTGAAACACTTTCCTGTACCAAATGTTCATCATCTTTCCCATCTTCCCTATGCAGAACGTGAACGAAAGATAACTCGGCACATCATCTAATAAACCATGACCCACTGATTTTTGCTTTTCCCCATTGTTGTGTAGTAAAAATGGTTGATGTTATTGGCAGATGACTTTTTTTGCTTAACAGATGACTGCATACAATATCAAACAGCATGGAATTTTTACACGTTCAGATATTTTAACAGATTTATGCTCAGAACATTTCAAGGATTCAGTGAAAGGATCCTGTGGTTATAACCTCCTGGTACTAAGCCCAGCTCTTTAACCACCCCCCTGTTCTTTAGGTACCAGAGAGGCTGCTTTTGTGTACGCCATCTCCTCTGCAAGTGTGGCACTGGCCGTGACCCGGGCTTGCAGCAGCGGGGAGCTGGAGAAGTGCGGCTGTGATCGCAATGTTCATGGGATCAGTCCAGAGGGTAGGCCTCTACTctcactacaccaccacactgtGTCTGTACTTCCTCTGTGTTGGATTTGGTTCCACGTTGCCTCTGCATGGTTTTAAACAGCCTCTATACTGTGTGGTCTACCTGAACATGCCCTCTTCTCCTGCAGGGTTCCAGTGGTCCGGCTGCTCGGATAACATCGCCTATGGGGTGGCGTTCTCCCAGTCCTTTGTGGACGTACGGGAGAGGGGCAAGGGCTCGTCATCCAGTAGAGCGCTAATGAACCTCCACAATAACGAAGCAGGGAGGAAGGTACAGTATCCTAATAATAAACGCATTGCACGGTTTGTATCATCTCACTTACTGAGAGCTAGTGGATGACTGGAAGGAACGTAGTTTATATAATTTTTGGGACTGATTGGTTTAAAATTAAACTCACAGTCAAGAGTAGCTGCTGTAGGAAACTATGGACTGTCTGAATACTTTCTAATAAATATTTAGTGCTTATTGTTTTCTATAAAACtgtcagtgatttttctttaaattcttttaTAGAGGACTTTAACTTGAAGCACTTTCCGTTTTATTATAAACTGCCTGccatttttattaatgcagTGAAGCTTGTGTTACGTATTTAGCTGCGGACCCTCATTTTCTATTGCACGGAAGTGTCAAGTCAAGGAATATCGATTACTTGGTATTGTAACTTGACTATGAAAGAGAAGATGTCTTGTAAAATTAACGAGGACATGTTACGATGACTCGGAGTCATGCATTTCTTGGGACTTTTTTGTATACGAGACTGTAGTGATCCATGGTCCCAGACTTTGTGCCAAGTGGTCAAAGGGAGTATAGGTTGGGCACACCCTCAGCACTACGGCTGAGAACACCGATGCAGGACCAGGAGGAAAGACGCTGAACATACTCTCTCCCTGGTGTCCAGGCAATTCTGAACAACATGCGGGTGGAGTGCAAGTGCCATGGAGTGTCTGGCTCCTGTGAGGTGAAAACGTGCTGGAAGGCCATGCCCCCATTCCGCAAGGTGGGCAACATCATCAAAGAGAAGTTTGACGGTGCCACAGAAGTGGAGCAGCGGAAGATCGGCACCACAAA
Above is a genomic segment from Scleropages formosus chromosome 2, fSclFor1.1, whole genome shotgun sequence containing:
- the wnt4 gene encoding protein Wnt-4a gives rise to the protein MTSEYLLRSLLMLILALFSANASNWLFLAKLSSVGSISEEETCERLKGLVQKQVQICKRNVEVMDAVRRGAQLAIDECQYQFRNRRWNCSTVDTLPIFGKVVAQGTREAAFVYAISSASVALAVTRACSSGELEKCGCDRNVHGISPEGFQWSGCSDNIAYGVAFSQSFVDVRERGKGSSSSRALMNLHNNEAGRKAILNNMRVECKCHGVSGSCEVKTCWKAMPPFRKVGNIIKEKFDGATEVEQRKIGTTKVLVPKNSQFKPHTEEDLVYLDPSPDFCDQDPRSGVLGTTGRYCNKTSKAIDGCELMCCGRGFHTEEVEVVDRCSCKFHWCCYVKCKQCHKMVEMHTCR